The Streptomyces cynarae genome contains a region encoding:
- a CDS encoding HAD family hydrolase, which yields MVRRPLGNHHHGPDTLLVTSDAKQTDAVTAETGKLRELITGARFVLFDFDGPICRLFAGHAAEHVAGQLVEWLESRGLRGLLTEEERVHPDPHYVLEAIHRRHPQSDLVTELEERLTQQELKAVASAMPTPYADPLIRTWTTVGGQLAIATNNSARVAAGYLATRGLVSCFAPYVFGRTADLDLLKPHPHCLNQALNAMGADRSLSVMIGDAPSDFLAAQDAGVAFLGYARNEDKEKRLRSVGADIVVNSLEPLLSILRGQA from the coding sequence GTGGTTCGACGCCCTCTGGGAAACCATCACCACGGACCTGACACTCTCCTAGTGACTTCTGATGCGAAGCAGACTGATGCGGTGACGGCAGAGACAGGAAAACTGCGCGAACTGATCACCGGCGCGCGCTTTGTGCTCTTCGACTTCGACGGCCCGATCTGCCGGCTCTTCGCTGGGCACGCCGCCGAGCATGTGGCAGGCCAACTCGTGGAGTGGCTCGAGAGCCGGGGGCTGCGGGGCCTGCTGACCGAGGAGGAACGGGTCCACCCGGATCCGCACTACGTCCTGGAGGCCATCCACCGGCGGCACCCGCAGAGCGACCTGGTGACCGAACTGGAGGAGAGGCTCACCCAGCAGGAGCTGAAGGCGGTCGCGTCGGCCATGCCGACCCCGTACGCCGACCCCCTGATCCGCACATGGACCACCGTGGGCGGCCAGCTCGCCATAGCGACCAACAACTCCGCGCGCGTGGCGGCCGGCTACCTGGCGACCCGAGGGCTGGTCTCCTGCTTCGCCCCTTACGTCTTCGGCCGCACGGCCGACCTCGATCTGCTCAAACCCCATCCGCACTGCCTGAACCAGGCCCTGAACGCGATGGGGGCGGACCGCTCCCTGTCTGTGATGATCGGCGACGCCCCTTCGGACTTCCTCGCCGCTCAGGACGCCGGGGTCGCGTTCCTCGGCTACGCGCGCAACGAGGACAAGGAGAAGCGCCTGAGGAGCGTGGGCGCCGACATCGTCGTCAACTCGCTCGAACCGCTGCTGTCGATCCTGCGCGGTCAGGCCTGA
- a CDS encoding GntR family transcriptional regulator, whose protein sequence is MVVTQENVAVNGSRRSSPQEIADTLRTRIRAGELKPGERLPTQAELAEEFGVERGTVRQALRVLQDDGLLSSVSRGSPPRIAEPPPVSDEPQPTMVALAPRLAEAFAAPNVRIDAACLTAETLMLALGEPLRLIHEGRIRPQSIDVRILLPSRKINLAFPISVDSPGDNEDPVHQRWLEQRNAQGHVLRHNLQALRSSHGIDVRVTFRALPFTPPVKLYLLNGAEALMAYYMLTRREEEVNSQTLEMYDTLGAASLLFSFERRAGRRDDAFVEESQKWFDALWETITTDLTLS, encoded by the coding sequence TTGGTCGTGACCCAGGAGAACGTCGCAGTGAACGGCAGCAGAAGGTCCTCGCCCCAGGAGATCGCCGACACGTTGCGGACCCGGATCCGCGCCGGCGAGCTGAAGCCGGGCGAGCGTCTGCCGACCCAGGCCGAACTGGCCGAGGAGTTCGGTGTGGAGCGGGGCACGGTCCGCCAGGCGCTGCGCGTCCTCCAGGACGACGGCCTGCTCAGCAGCGTCAGCCGGGGCAGCCCGCCCCGTATCGCCGAGCCCCCGCCGGTCAGCGACGAACCGCAGCCGACGATGGTGGCGCTGGCGCCGAGGCTCGCGGAGGCGTTCGCCGCGCCCAACGTGCGGATCGACGCTGCCTGCCTGACCGCCGAGACCCTGATGCTGGCGCTGGGCGAACCGCTCCGGCTGATCCACGAGGGCCGCATCCGTCCGCAGTCGATCGACGTGCGGATCCTGCTGCCCTCCCGGAAGATCAACCTGGCGTTCCCGATCTCCGTCGACAGCCCCGGTGACAACGAGGACCCGGTCCACCAGCGCTGGCTCGAACAGCGCAACGCCCAGGGCCATGTGCTGCGCCACAACCTCCAGGCCCTGCGCTCGTCACACGGCATCGACGTCCGTGTGACCTTCCGGGCCCTGCCCTTCACCCCGCCGGTGAAGCTCTACCTCCTCAACGGTGCCGAGGCCCTGATGGCGTACTACATGCTCACCAGGCGCGAGGAGGAGGTGAACAGCCAGACCCTCGAGATGTACGACACGCTCGGCGCCGCCTCCCTCCTCTTCTCCTTCGAACGCCGGGCGGGGCGACGGGACGACGCCTTTGTGGAAGAGTCCCAGAAGTGGTTCGACGCCCTCTGGGAAACCATCACCACGGACCTGACACTCTCCTAG
- a CDS encoding GntR family transcriptional regulator, with the protein MYGSIVEPEHAAASGRKKSQRPQRSHHEVADELRSRIRSGVLRPGQRMPTQAKLADEFGVERGAVRQALRILQSEQLLTNVSKGSPATVAHPAGRASAGPQAPPQPTMVALAPRISAAFAAPHVEIDALCLTAVSLTPAMSAPLREIHAGRMEPAKVDVRVLLPSGRIDLAFPTPVEGTDGVRLHRRWLAQRNAQGRVLRHNLLALRSTHGIDAHVSFRALPFTPPVKLYLINGAEALFAYYTLTRREAEIDQEHLQLYDAEGTRSMLFPFAQGAGLRDTTFVEQSHLWFNALWETISSELDLGV; encoded by the coding sequence TTGTACGGTTCGATCGTGGAGCCGGAACACGCTGCCGCGAGCGGGCGGAAGAAGTCACAACGGCCACAGAGATCGCACCACGAGGTGGCCGACGAGCTGCGCAGCCGGATCAGGTCGGGGGTGCTGCGACCGGGCCAGCGCATGCCCACGCAGGCCAAGCTGGCGGACGAGTTCGGCGTGGAGCGGGGAGCCGTGCGCCAGGCGCTGCGCATCCTGCAGTCCGAGCAACTGCTCACCAACGTCTCCAAGGGCAGCCCGGCGACCGTGGCGCACCCCGCGGGGAGGGCGTCGGCCGGGCCCCAGGCCCCGCCGCAGCCCACGATGGTGGCGCTGGCCCCGCGGATATCCGCCGCCTTCGCGGCGCCGCACGTGGAGATCGACGCCCTGTGCCTGACGGCGGTGTCGCTGACGCCCGCGATGAGCGCGCCGTTGCGCGAGATTCACGCGGGGCGCATGGAACCGGCCAAGGTCGACGTACGCGTACTGCTGCCCAGCGGCCGTATCGACCTGGCGTTCCCCACACCGGTGGAGGGCACGGACGGCGTCCGCCTGCACCGCCGCTGGCTGGCCCAGCGCAATGCCCAGGGCCGGGTCCTCAGACACAACCTGCTGGCGCTGCGCAGCACCCACGGCATCGACGCGCACGTCTCCTTCCGCGCCCTGCCCTTCACGCCGCCGGTCAAGCTGTACCTGATCAACGGCGCCGAGGCGCTCTTCGCGTACTACACGCTGACCCGGCGCGAGGCGGAGATCGACCAGGAGCACCTTCAGCTGTACGACGCCGAGGGGACCCGGTCGATGCTGTTCCCGTTCGCGCAGGGGGCCGGGCTGCGGGACACGACGTTCGTGGAGCAGTCGCACCTGTGGTTCAACGCCCTGTGGGAGACCATCAGCTCTGAGCTGGATCTGGGCGTCTGA
- a CDS encoding GNAT family N-acetyltransferase: protein MSRHPQDLDVRPITDSEIPDWIRALHTGFLRSPHVSDQELAVRGGNITPARTLAAFDDARCVATFRSFPQELTAVGGALVAADAITNVSVTATHRRRGLLTRMMALDLAAAKERGDVVATLTAAEYPIYGRYGFGPAAHTAEWTIDVPRTGLERHRPVLDDGRIDLVDADEVRKLGPELHERFRRAVPGAISRGDRWWQLNTGALRFDDDEWTEPFYAVHRSASGEIDGLAAYVSDDHWGDGKRPLQTATVKSLITTSPSAERVLWHYLCSLDWVTTVKSGNRAPDDLLPHLLPDPRAARLTTYADTLWVRILDVVRALEVRTYATSGTLVLEVVDEAGLAGGRYRLQAGPDGAECVRTDQEPELTLPVGELATLWLGDESAVRLAALGRVREQQKGAASVADALLRTSRRPWCPDIF, encoded by the coding sequence ATGAGCCGCCATCCTCAGGACCTCGACGTACGCCCCATCACCGACTCCGAGATCCCCGACTGGATCCGTGCCCTGCACACCGGGTTCCTCCGTTCCCCCCACGTCTCCGACCAGGAGCTCGCCGTCCGTGGCGGCAACATCACCCCCGCCCGCACCCTCGCGGCCTTCGACGACGCCCGCTGTGTCGCCACCTTCCGCTCCTTCCCGCAGGAGCTGACCGCCGTCGGCGGCGCACTGGTGGCCGCCGACGCCATCACCAACGTCTCCGTCACCGCCACCCACCGCCGCCGCGGCCTCCTGACGCGCATGATGGCCCTCGACCTCGCCGCGGCGAAGGAACGCGGCGACGTCGTCGCCACCCTCACCGCCGCCGAATACCCCATCTACGGCCGTTACGGCTTCGGCCCGGCCGCCCACACCGCCGAGTGGACCATCGACGTCCCCCGCACCGGCCTCGAGCGCCACCGCCCGGTCCTCGACGACGGTCGTATAGATCTCGTGGACGCGGACGAGGTCCGCAAACTCGGCCCCGAGCTGCACGAGCGCTTCCGTCGCGCCGTGCCCGGCGCGATCTCCCGCGGCGACCGCTGGTGGCAGCTCAACACGGGCGCCCTGCGCTTCGACGACGACGAGTGGACGGAACCCTTCTACGCCGTCCACCGCTCCGCCTCCGGGGAGATCGACGGTCTCGCCGCCTATGTGAGCGACGACCACTGGGGCGACGGCAAGCGGCCGCTGCAGACCGCGACCGTGAAGAGCCTGATCACGACCAGCCCCAGCGCCGAACGCGTCCTGTGGCACTACCTGTGCTCGCTCGACTGGGTCACCACCGTGAAGTCCGGCAACCGCGCCCCGGACGACCTGCTGCCCCACCTCCTCCCCGACCCGCGCGCGGCCCGCCTCACCACGTACGCGGACACGCTGTGGGTACGGATCCTGGACGTCGTACGCGCCCTGGAGGTACGCACCTACGCGACGTCCGGCACGCTCGTCCTGGAGGTGGTCGACGAGGCCGGACTCGCCGGCGGCCGCTACCGGCTTCAGGCCGGGCCGGACGGCGCCGAGTGCGTGCGCACCGACCAGGAGCCCGAGCTGACCCTGCCGGTGGGCGAGTTGGCGACCCTGTGGCTGGGGGACGAGTCCGCGGTGCGGCTCGCGGCGCTCGGGCGGGTACGGGAACAGCAAAAGGGCGCCGCCTCCGTCGCCGACGCCCTGCTGCGTACGTCCAGGCGACCGTGGTGCCCGGACATCTTCTGA